The Trichosurus vulpecula isolate mTriVul1 chromosome 3, mTriVul1.pri, whole genome shotgun sequence genome includes a window with the following:
- the REXO4 gene encoding RNA exonuclease 4, with protein sequence MKVKAGLSRPSKGRAVAKPELGKKPDRKKQKKKKFWKKYPKAAAEASKKPESEDARAGSGAGAALPPKGPQEFSHNWKALQELLKQKTPNPEKSVPASLGNPRKQPKSYHQNGRSVSKKEEHGDAELPKVPGKIGQPCPKASIPLGSSNDSKVVPHKKFSETKGTGNGTETKKRKNSGLHQKIGDIKHKKRKAEELVPPPPTESDIWFDDVDPKDIEAAIGPEAAKIARKKLGLKESNLSLVKEGAFEGMTKAVAMDCEMVGAGPDGEENILARVSIVNQFGKCVYDKYVKPTEKVTDYRTDVSGIRPEDIKHGEEYQVVQKEVAELLKGRILVGHALHNDLKILLLDHPKKKIRDTQKYKPFRTQVKSGRPSLKLLSEKILGIKIQQSEHCSIQDAQAAMRLYVMVKKHWEGTIKDKYKLQKEKMTKHN encoded by the exons ATGAAAGTGAAGGCCGGGCTCTCCAGACCTTCCAAGGGCCGTGCCGTGGCCAAGCCGGAGCTTGGTAAGAAGCCCGATcggaaaaaacagaagaaaaagaaattctggaaAAAATACCCCAAGGCGGCAGCAGAAGCTTCCAAGAAACCGGAGAGTGAGGATGCCCGGGCAGGGTCTGGGGCAGGGGCGGCGCTGCCCCCCAAAGGGCCGCAAGAATTTTCCCACAACTGGAAGGCTTTGCAGGAG CTGTTGAAACAAAAAACACCAAATCCAGAAAAGTCTGTTCCTGCTTCTCTGGGGAATCCCAGAAAACAACCCAAAAGCTACCACCAGAATGGCAGAAGTGTTTCTAAAAAGGAAGAACATGGTGATGCAGAACTACCAAAGGTGCCAGGCAAAATAGGCCAACCTTGCCCCAAGGCTTCTATTCCTTTAGGATCTTCGAATGACTCAAAGGTTGTCCCTCATAAAAAGTTCAGTGAAACAAAGGGCACAGGCaatggaactgaaaccaagaaaagaaaaaatagtggcCTTCACCAGAAAATAGGTGACATCAAGCATaagaagaggaaagcagaagAATTAGTTCCTCCTCCACCCACAGA ATCAGACATCTGGTTTGATGATGTAGATCCTAAGGATATAGAAGCTGCCATTGGTCCAGAAGCTGCAAAAATAGCCCGAAAAAAACTGGGTCTGAAGGAAAGTAATCTGTCACTGGTGAAAGAAGGGGCATTTGAAGG CATGACCAAAGCCGTAGCTATGGATTGTGAGATGGTGGGAGCAGGGCCAGACGGAGAAGAAAACATCCTTGCCCGAGTGTCCATTGTGAACCAGTTTGGGAAGTGTGTTTATGACAAGTATGTCAAGCCTACAGAGAAAGTGACTGATTACCGAACAGATGTCAGTGGAATTCGGCCAGAGGACATCAAACATG GAGAAGAGTACCAAGTTGTCCAAAAGGAGGTGGCAgaacttcttaagggcaggatTCTAGTTGGACATGCTCTGCATAATGACTTAAAG ATTCTACTTCTTGATCATCCCAAAAAGAAGATACGGGACACACAGAAATATAAACCTTTCAGGACACAGGTAAAG AGCGGAAGACCATCTCTGAAACTGCTCAGTGAGAAAATTCTTGGTATCAAAATACAGCAGTCAGAACACTGTTCG ATTCAAGATGCCCAGGCAGCAATGAGGCTCTATGTAATGGTGAAAAAACATTGGGAAGGAACCATCAAAGACAAATATAAActacaaaaggagaaaatgacaaagcATAACTGA